Proteins from one Triticum aestivum cultivar Chinese Spring chromosome 7A, IWGSC CS RefSeq v2.1, whole genome shotgun sequence genomic window:
- the LOC123152186 gene encoding protein FATTY ACID EXPORT 5 — protein sequence MHDFCFTIPYGFAVLAGGLLGYLRRGSTASLAGGAGVGGLLLLAGFVSLKAFEKRRNSYLALALETLCALALTFVMGQRYLETSKIMPAGVVAGLSALMSAFYLFKIATGGNHFSPKKE from the exons ATGCACGACTTCTGCTTCACGATCCCCTACGGGTTCGCGGTCCTGGCCGGCGGCCTGCTGGGCTACCTCCGCCGCGGCAGCACCGCCTCActggcgggcggcgccggcgtgggcgggcttctcctcctggcagggtTCGTCAGCCTCAAGGCCTTCGAGAAGCGCCGCAACTCCTACCTCGCCCTCGCACTCGAGACCC TTTGCGCACTGGCCTTGACCTTTGTTATGGGGCAAAGATACCTTGAAACTTCAAAGATAATGCCGGCTGGTGTCGTTGCTGGCCTCAG TGCTCTGATGTCGGCATTCTATCTGTTCAAAATTGCTACCGGCGGCAACCATTTCTCGCCAAAGAAAGAGTAG